Proteins co-encoded in one Cinclus cinclus chromosome Z, bCinCin1.1, whole genome shotgun sequence genomic window:
- the TMEM252 gene encoding LOW QUALITY PROTEIN: transmembrane protein 252 (The sequence of the model RefSeq protein was modified relative to this genomic sequence to represent the inferred CDS: substituted 1 base at 1 genomic stop codon), producing MRSTAEKASEQIADRNKEVHLLLKMPKHLFTFIRLFMLLLSFSTVCLGVLCLSTNSPMCNCGNNKLVFYCLLALGLCLLVTGIFWSTFHEVLKYRALGIFIRNPSHREPHVCTIDRPDFYPPSYEDSIDPEKLVSPLSVASTLKQQEFINIPPPPYSESSAEYVSETNEQEQPPPYTFSEEQQQTADQNPNLRGGLNSHIFIQEISRQQDTDFQRTSGRATPVTTXETCSQ from the exons ATGAgaagcacagcagagaaagCCAGCGAACAAATAGCAGACAGGAACAAAGAGGTACATCTTCTGCTAAAGATGCCAAAACATCTTTTTACTTTCATTCGTCTTTTTATGCTCTTACTCAGTTTCTCCACTGTTTGCCTGGGAGTGCTTTGCCTGTCCACGAATTCCCCCATGTGCAACTGTGGGAACAACAAGCTAGTGTTTTATTGCCTGTTAGCTTTGGGGCTCTGTCTTCTCGTTACTGGCATTTTCTGGAGCACTTTCCATGAAGTCCTGAAATACAGGGCCCTTGGCATCTTCATTCGAAATCCCAGCCACAGAGAACCACATGTCTGCACCATAGACAG GCCTGACTTCTATCCTCCCTCTTATGAAGATAGCATAGATCCTGAAAAACTGGTTTCCCCACTGTCAGTTGCCTCCACACTAAAACAGCAAGAATTCATCAATATTCCTCCGCCTCCATATAGTGAAAGCAGTGCAGAATATGTCAGTGAAACAAATGAGCAGGAACAGCCACCACCATACACATTTTCAGAGGAGCAGCAACAAACAGCTGACCAAAACCCAAATCTCAGAGGGGGGCTAAATTCTCATATATTCATTCAAGAAATCAGTCGCCAACAGGATACAGACTTCCAGAGGACCTCAGGAAGAGCAACGCCTGTCACAACATGAGAGACATGCAGCCAGTAA